From Acidobacteriota bacterium:
AGACTCGGGGTTCAGCACGATCGCTTTACGGTAGAGCTTGATGGCCTTCCCGTAATTGCGAGTGTTGTAATGAACCACGCCGAGGTTGTTGGTGGCTTCTGGATATTTCGCGTTGCCCTTGATCGCGTGCTCAAACATGCGCTTGGCTTCGTTGAAGTGCAGCATCTGAAGTTGAGCGATTCCTTCTTTATTATAAAGCTGCGCTGCAGACGAACTTTTACGGATCGCGGCTTCGTAGTAGTCGATAGCGTCGGCGTAGTACTTCTCTGCGCGCAGGATGTCTCCACGTTGCTCGAGCTGCTCGACAGTCGCGGTCGGAGAGGGCGGTTCAATGCGGCGCAGTTGCACCGGAGTCGTCATCGTGACCGACGAACTGTCTGTAGCTGGATTATTGGCTTGCCCGAAAGCACAGCAAACAGCGGCTAGAGCGAACGTGAAAGCGAACCTTGCACGAGACATGGTGGCCTCCCAGGTCACTTCCGTCGCGGGTTCTACCTTGGTGCAGGCGGGGGCGGCGAACTCTGCGGCGAATTTTGGTCCTTATTATCCCCCTTAATTGCCCCAAAAAGCTTGCCAAAAAAGCCCTTCTTCTTCTTGTCGTCCTCGGTACTTTGGGCCGCCTGGGACGACTGCACTACCGGTGGGGACGAGAGTGGCTGGGATGTCGCCTGAGCTGGATTAGAAACCGCAACCGGGGGTGTCGGATGGGGTCCGACGCCAAATATCTTTTGGAAAAAATTGCGTTGGTCGCCCGCGGTCATTTCGCAGGTCTGATTGGGTTCGGTGCCGGCGATGAATGCTGCCTCATAATCGTTCGGACACACGGGGGTAGCGAGGTAGTTTGTTACCTTATCGAGCTTTACGTCGACCACGCCGGCAGGCGGAGTAAACGATTGAACTCCATCCTTATATTGCGGTAGAGCCACGGCGCGCTTCATGAATTGCGCCCAAATCGGAGCTGCTGTTTTGGCCCCTTCCAGCTTCAGGTCGCTGTAGTCGTCGTAGCCTACCCAGACTATGCACAGAAGGTTCGTGGTGTAACCTGCGAACCAGGCGTCGTGAGAGGTGCCAGTCTTGCCTGCGGCGGGAGCAGCGAAGCCTTCACGGCTGCGGACTCCAGCAGCCGTGCCATAGTTCATCACGCCTTCCATCATCGTGGTGGTGACGTATGCTACGCGCGGATCGATCACCTGCCGGCTGTCCGTCGTGAAGTCTTGGAGAATATCGCCCTTTGCATCGCGCACGGAGCTGACAAAGATCGGTGAAATGCGCGTGCCATTATTGGCAAAGATCGTATAGGCCCCGGCCATGTCCATGGGCGTGGCGTCGTACGAACCGATTGCCATGGCAGGAGTGGCGCGAACTGATTTGATTCCGGCGGAGCGGGCCAGGGCAACAACCTTGTCGTAGCCAATCATCTCGGCGACTTTTATAGTCGCGTTGTTGAGCGAGTGCGCGAGAGCGAAGCTGGCGCTCACCGGTCCATAGTATTTGTCCTCAAAATTCTTGGGTGTGTAGACCTTGTCTTCGTATTGGAAGACAGTAGGTGAATCGTCAACGATCGTAGCTGGCGTGAAGACCGATTGTGCTCCGCTCAGAGCCGTGTTGACTGCAGTCGCGAAAACGAATGGCTTGAAGATCGAGCCGGTCGGACGGCTCGCTACGACGTGATTCAACTGACTCATACCGTAGTTGCGTCCTCCGGAAAGCGCGAGGACTGCTCCGCTATGGGGATCGATGCACACCAGCGCCACCTGCGCTTCAGGTCCCGGTTTAATCGTCGTCACGATCTTGGCGTTCTTGCCTTTACCCTCCCGAACCTTCTTAGTCCTTTGCTTGCGGACAAGTTCGTCAACCTGCTTCATGCCGATATCGATTGCTTCAGCAGCCGCATGCTGTAAGTCGAGATCGAGCGTCGTGTAGATGCGGTATCCATTCCCGTTGAGTTCGGTGTCTTTGTACTGCGAGAGCAAAGACTCGCGCACCATGTCGACAAAGTACGGCGCATCGCTGGCTTCCACGTTAGGCGGAGCAAGCTTCAGAGACGCGGCCTTGGAGCCGTCAGCCTGCGCTTGCGAGATCACCTCGTTGTCGACCATCGCCTGCAGTACGATGTTGCGTCGTTCCAGAGCGCGATCGGGATGGCGATATGGTGAGAAGTATGTGGGGCCATTTACAATTCCGGCCAGCAGTGCCGCCTCGGGAAGCGTGAGATCTCCAATATCTTTCCCAAAATAGGCCTGCGAAGCCTCACCGAATCCTTTGATCGTGAACGAGCCGCGCTGGCCCATGTCCACCTGGTTTACATAGAGTTCGAGAATCTGCTTCTTCGAGAGACGCTGCTCGAGCTCGGTAGCGATCAGCATCTCGGTCAGCTTGCGCTTGATGGTCTGCTGCGGAGTAAGGAAGAATCCGCGAGCGAGCTGCATGGTCAGCGTCGATCCGCCCTGCTTGTGTCGCGAGCGCAGATCAATCAGTGCGGCTTCGAGGAAGCGGAAGTAATTCACGCCACTGTGCTGGAAGAAGCGGCGATCCTCGATGGAGAGGATTGCATTCACGAGGAGGGAAGGCATGTCCTCGTATGTGATCAATCGACGCTTGGATCGGTTCTCGCGGTCGAACAGTCCGGTGACGAGTTGAGGCTCGAGTTCATACGCATCGAGTGCGCCGCCGTTCTTCTGAGTGATGCGATCGACCTTGCCATCAGAGACATGGATCGTCGCAGACTCGGGTGTGTGATACGACTCGGGTCCGGGACTAACTTCGATGGATGAGACGCCATCTTTGTACGTGCCCACTCGCGATCCGTTGCGGTCGCTCTCCTCGGTATATCCAGCACGACGGAGGTCGGCGGCGATGCTGCTGATTTTTGTAGTCTCGCCGACTTTCACCGTTTCGGGCGCAGCGTAAATCTTTGCCGAATTGGCGAAGATAGGTCCGCTCAGGCGTTTATCAACAATCTTCTGGTACTTGACGTAGTAGTACGCAAACACGCCAAACAGAACCGTACATACGATGATGAAGCCGGCTACAGAAGCCTTGACGACGGGGTGCGAGAGGCGAGCATGAATGCCTTTGCCGCGGGGGATTTTTAGCTTGATGGCCAAAGTAAAAAACTTCTACCTACATAGATTAGACGAAAGCTGGCCGGTGATGGCTCCTGATTCTGCATTGCCTCAAGATTCAAGCAGTTAGCCGCCTATTGAAGGACTCGGTTAGGAATCGGATCGATCTTGGTTCCGTTCTTCGCGGCCGCATGGAAGTCCATGTCAAAGGGACGAAACATAGCATCAACGTGCACCGTATAGTTTACCCCGATGATGCAGTCCCCTCCGCCCTTTGCAACCCAAACCAATTCAGGATTTACCGGGACGCCGATCTCTGCGATCTGTTTTCTCACCTCGCCACGAATGGCATTCTCATCCAATGGAGAGTATTCGTTGTTGCGAGAGATGCTCTGAAGCTCCTCCTGGAATTGATACGCCTGGATATATGGCGGCATCATCTTCCACAAAAGATAGACGACCGCAGCTACTACAAAAATGCCAAAAAGCGATTTGAGCCTCGTCATGTTAATCAGAGAGCCAGAGCTGATTTATTGCGCAATTTGCCGCAATTTTTCAGTAATTTCGGCCATGCTAGCATCGACGGATTGACGTGTCGAGCGTTGTACGAGCTCCACTTTCCCTTCGGTAACCTTCTTGCCAACATTGATCCGATAAGGGATTCCCACTAAATCGGCATCCTTGAACTTCACCCCCGCCCGGTCCTCACGATCGTCGAGCAGGACATCGAATCCAGCAGCTGTGAGCTTTGCTGACAGCTCGTCGCCTGCGCTGCGAATCGCTGAATCGCTCACATTCGTAGGCGTTACCACTACGTCGAACGGAGCGATATTGTAAGGCAGCCAGAAACCATCGTTGTCGTTACTTTGCTCGATCGCCGACGTAAGGATGCGCTCAATGCCAATGCCGTAACTGCCCATAATGGGAGCAACTTCTTTCCCCGACTGATCCAGCACTCGCGCTCCCATGGACTCGGAGTACTTGTAGCCAAGCTTGAAGATGTGCCCAATCTCAACGGCCTTCGCTACAACCATCGGGGTGCCGCAGTTTGGACAGCCTTCGCCAGGCTGCACGTTACGCACGTCTGCGTACTGTTTTACCGCGAAATCGCGGCCGGGAGTTACGTTACGCAAGTGGTAGTCCTCTTTGTTCGCGCCCGCAATCAGGTTAGTGCGGCCTTCCAATGCTTTATCGACGTAGACCATCTTCATGCCTTCCACACCGCCGGCGTTGAAGCCATCCATATCGAGGCCGACGGGTCCGAGAAAGCCGCCAGGAGCTTTGAAGATGGATTGAATCTCTTCCCCATGCATCGGCCGGATTTCTCTCGCGCCAGTTACCGCGAGCAGCTTGGCTTCGTTGAGCATGTGATCGCCGCGGACGAAAACCGCGATGGGCCACTCGAGACGCTTGCCTTCCTCGGTGATCCAAGTACCGACCATTGCCAGCGTCTTGATCTTCTGCTTCGGTGACACGCCGAGGTACTTGGATACTTCTTCGATGGTCTTCATCCCCGGCGTTTGGACCAATTCGGGAGAGCCATTGCCGGAGGCCTTGAGATCCTCGACTGGCTCCAGCCGCGATGTCGCCTTCTCCAGATTGGCGGCGTAGCCGCACTTCGGACAGCTCGCAACCATGTCTTCGCCCGCATCGGTATAGATCATGAACTCGTGCGATTGCGATCCCCCCATGGCTCCCGAATGGGCTTCGACGACCACGAATTTCAATCCGCAGCGAGTGAAGATCGCAGCGTAGGTGTCGTAATGTTTGCGATAGGAAACATCCAGTCCGTCGGCGTCGATATCGAAAGAATATGCGTCCTTCATAATGAACTGCCGCACGCGGAGCAGTCCCGATTTAGGACGAGGCTCGTCCCGAAACTTGGTCTGTATCTGATACCAGATCTGGGGAAGCTGCTTGTAGCTGCGCAGCTCCTTCCGCGCGATCTCCGTCATCACCTCCTCGTGCGTCATGCCGAGACAAAGATCGCGTCCGCCGCGGTCCTTGAGCCGGAACATGTTCTCGCCCATCACCGACCAGCGGCCACTAGACTCCCACAGCTCCCGCGGATGCAGCGCCGGAAGCAGGAACTCCTGGCCGATCTTGTCCATCTCATCACGAACGATGGAGATGATCTTATTAATGGAACGCTGCCCTAGAAAAAGGTATGAGTAGATGCCGGCAGCGAGCTGACGAACATAACCCGCGCGAACCAGAAATTTGTGGCTCGCGACCTCCGCGTCGGCAGGCGCTTCGCGCAGAGTGGGAATAAACAATTGAGACCAACGATGCATGTGGCTCCGTGAGCTATGAGGCAAAGGATTTATTGTAGCGAGGAATTGCGGCCGCGTGCGTTGGCCGCAGCCGCGACTTGCAGGAGTTAACTCAGGGCGCCCCGCATGAAACCGAGCGATTCGGCCATGCCCATAAATGGATCCTTCGGTTCAATCTCATACTCTAATTGAGCCTCTC
This genomic window contains:
- a CDS encoding penicillin-binding protein; amino-acid sequence: MAIKLKIPRGKGIHARLSHPVVKASVAGFIIVCTVLFGVFAYYYVKYQKIVDKRLSGPIFANSAKIYAAPETVKVGETTKISSIAADLRRAGYTEESDRNGSRVGTYKDGVSSIEVSPGPESYHTPESATIHVSDGKVDRITQKNGGALDAYELEPQLVTGLFDRENRSKRRLITYEDMPSLLVNAILSIEDRRFFQHSGVNYFRFLEAALIDLRSRHKQGGSTLTMQLARGFFLTPQQTIKRKLTEMLIATELEQRLSKKQILELYVNQVDMGQRGSFTIKGFGEASQAYFGKDIGDLTLPEAALLAGIVNGPTYFSPYRHPDRALERRNIVLQAMVDNEVISQAQADGSKAASLKLAPPNVEASDAPYFVDMVRESLLSQYKDTELNGNGYRIYTTLDLDLQHAAAEAIDIGMKQVDELVRKQRTKKVREGKGKNAKIVTTIKPGPEAQVALVCIDPHSGAVLALSGGRNYGMSQLNHVVASRPTGSIFKPFVFATAVNTALSGAQSVFTPATIVDDSPTVFQYEDKVYTPKNFEDKYYGPVSASFALAHSLNNATIKVAEMIGYDKVVALARSAGIKSVRATPAMAIGSYDATPMDMAGAYTIFANNGTRISPIFVSSVRDAKGDILQDFTTDSRQVIDPRVAYVTTTMMEGVMNYGTAAGVRSREGFAAPAAGKTGTSHDAWFAGYTTNLLCIVWVGYDDYSDLKLEGAKTAAPIWAQFMKRAVALPQYKDGVQSFTPPAGVVDVKLDKVTNYLATPVCPNDYEAAFIAGTEPNQTCEMTAGDQRNFFQKIFGVGPHPTPPVAVSNPAQATSQPLSSPPVVQSSQAAQSTEDDKKKKGFFGKLFGAIKGDNKDQNSPQSSPPPPAPR
- a CDS encoding proline--tRNA ligase — translated: MHRWSQLFIPTLREAPADAEVASHKFLVRAGYVRQLAAGIYSYLFLGQRSINKIISIVRDEMDKIGQEFLLPALHPRELWESSGRWSVMGENMFRLKDRGGRDLCLGMTHEEVMTEIARKELRSYKQLPQIWYQIQTKFRDEPRPKSGLLRVRQFIMKDAYSFDIDADGLDVSYRKHYDTYAAIFTRCGLKFVVVEAHSGAMGGSQSHEFMIYTDAGEDMVASCPKCGYAANLEKATSRLEPVEDLKASGNGSPELVQTPGMKTIEEVSKYLGVSPKQKIKTLAMVGTWITEEGKRLEWPIAVFVRGDHMLNEAKLLAVTGAREIRPMHGEEIQSIFKAPGGFLGPVGLDMDGFNAGGVEGMKMVYVDKALEGRTNLIAGANKEDYHLRNVTPGRDFAVKQYADVRNVQPGEGCPNCGTPMVVAKAVEIGHIFKLGYKYSESMGARVLDQSGKEVAPIMGSYGIGIERILTSAIEQSNDNDGFWLPYNIAPFDVVVTPTNVSDSAIRSAGDELSAKLTAAGFDVLLDDREDRAGVKFKDADLVGIPYRINVGKKVTEGKVELVQRSTRQSVDASMAEITEKLRQIAQ